aacgacttaagtagtactttacaccactgtgtgtgtgtgtgtgtgtgtgtgtgtgtgtgtgtgtgtgtgtgtgtgtgtgtgtgtgtgtgtgtgtgtgtgtgtgtgtgtgtgtgtgtgtgtgtgtgtgtgtgtgagtgtgtgtgtgtgtgtgtgtattttgtttcTCCAAAGCATTTTCTGCAATACAAAGAAAATGTAATAGGTCAAGGAGGCAGCAGCTCACATGAAGAAGTGGTCAAAGAGCATGCAGTTATCTCCATGTACCAACTAGAGCATATTATGGTACCCATGTGATGCACAGGGAGTATATCAAAGAATGATCCCTCATATGCTCTAGAGAGTTTTACCACTGTGTGCTTCAGACAGCACTGGGTCGGGATGGTAGTAGTCCCACTCACCAGCAGTAGTGTCTGAAGAGATCATCTCCTATAAAGCTTGGCACACAATGGAAGGGAATATTGTTTTGGGTGTAAAGATCTGTGTCAAGATAATAAGAACAGCGTCTTGGTCTCACTCTGTGTACTTTACTTCAAGTGgaaaaccagacagacagacaggaagcgaCTTTATAAACAttgcctgagagagagaaagagtcttctcatgctttgttgatttaaaaaaagccttGGActgaatttggcatgagggtctgctatacaaattgatggaaattggtgttgggggaaaaacgtaCGACATTatgaaatccatgtacacaaacaacaagtgtgcggttaaaattggcaaacaacacacacatttctttccacagggccgtgtggtgagacagggatgcagcttaagccccaccctcttcaacatatatatcaacaaattggcgagggcactagaacagtctgcagcacccggcctcaccctactagaatctgaagtcaactgtctactgttttctgatgatctggtgcttcttttctcaaccaaggaggtcctacagtagcacctagatcttctgcacagattctgacagtaaatctcagtaagacaaaaataatggtgttccaaaaaaggtccagataACAGGACACTAAATACCAATTCCATCTAGACAATGTcaccctagagcacacaaaaaaattagacatacctcagcctaaacatcagcaccacaggtaactcccacaaagctgtgaacgatctgagagacaaggcaagaagggcattctatgccatcagaaggaacataaaattagacataccaattaggatctggctaaaaatacttgaatcagttataaaacccattgccctttatggttgtgaggtctggggtctactcaccaaccaagaattcacaaaatgggataaACACCAAAATGAGACTgcctgcagaattctgcaaaaatatcctctgtgtacaacgtaaaacaccaaataatgcatgcagaacaGAATGAGGGCGATGCCCGCTAATTATCAACATCCAAAAAAGAGCCATTAAATtcaacaaccacctaaaaggaagtgatttccaaaccttccataacaagccATCGCCCATAGAGAGATGAACCTGCAGAAGAGTCTGGGGCTCTGCTCACAAGCACAaatagaccccacagagccctaggacagcaacacaactaaacccaaccaaatcatgagaaaacaaaaagataattacttgacacattggaaagaattaacaaaaaaacagagcaaactagaatgctatttggccctaaacagagagtacacagtggcaaaatacctgaccactgtgactgactatgtacagactcactaTTAAGAGAGGCCACTCtcaaggcagacctggctctcaagagaagacaggctatgtgtccactgcccacaaaatgaggtggaaacggagctgcacttcctaaccttctgccaaatgtattaccatattagagacacatatttccctcaaataacacagacccacaaagaactcgaaaacaaatccaattttgataaactcccatatttattgggtgaaataccacagtgtgcaatcacagcagcaatattttcaatatgtgtgacctgttgccacaagaaaagggtgaccagtgaagaacaaacactattgtaaatacaacccatacttATGTTtagttattttcccttttgtgctTTAGCTAtctgcacatcgttacaacactgtatatagacctaaTATTATTTGGGAACTTttctgagtgtaatgtttactgttcattgtctattgtttatttcacttttgtttattatctctttcacttgctttggcaatgtaaacatatgttttccatgccaataaagccccttaaattgaaaattgagagagacagagggggaggaagggatgaTTTTTGATCTTGAATCTCGCACAACAAAGCGGATGAACGGTACATTATGACCAGTGGCGCATCCCTTTAGAAGGCAGCCTCCTGATTGACTGAGGAGATTACCAATAAAAAAAGGGAGGGTTATCAGGAAACAAACATGGCTACCCTGTCTGTTGGAGAGCCGCAAGAGATGGAAGGTGAGTGAACAGTTTAAATACGGCATCTCAAATATTTTATCATGAGAGTGATGAAATATGTATATGTATGATATATGTATGCCCGAGGGTATTTCATTGTGTGCTACtttgtctcctccctccctgaaCATGCTAATCTAGCCAATGTTGTTAGCCAGATAGCTAggtagtaacgttagctagctaccttgctTGTTAGCTATGTCATTCAATAACATCTTGTTTTCGTGCGCAAGCAAACAACTATGTAGCTACATTAGCATGTCTaatgtattttgttttgaatGGCATCCTCGTTTAATGTAGCTAGCCAGCCTAGCAACTAAGTGGGAACATTTCATGGTGATTGGTCTGTCAAGCTACGCTAGCTAGCTGGTTGGTCCTTGCTGTCCAGTCTAGTAACGTGGAGATTTTACCCTCTTGTCGGATTCTTCGACATCTAAAATAAAAATGTCGATGCAGTCGGGAAAAGAAACTTGCTGTCTTCTAAGTTCTAAACAAGATGTAATAGTTTAAATATGTTGCTAATGATGAACATGCGACTGATCAGGTAGCAGTAGGTTGCCGACAGACGCCCATAAAGTGGCGCCCATAGCATGTCAGATCATTTGAGTCTGCTACATGGGCGTTTGAGTTTTCCTTATAATGACCAAACTACATTTAAGTGACTGCCTGATTGACCCTGGCTGTGCCTTCCCATCTGTTCTCTATGTGCAGTGGACCGGAAGGGCGAGTCAGAGGAGTCTGGAGATGATGAGACCAGGAGGAAGAGCATCAATGGGAAGGTGGACGCCAATCAGCCCCATACCACAGGTGGCAATACACAAGCTATAGTTGTACACAAGTATAGTGTCACGCTTCTTAGACACAAACTGAAGAAAAGATTTTGATTTAATCTGTTTGAAAACATTTCGTGCTATTGTAGCTAGCGTGTATTTTCACTCTAGTTAGATGCTGTGTTAAGTCATCCCTTGATATGTCTCTTTGTACACAGTTAAAGAGGAGTCTCCTGTTGAAATGGATACCATAACTCTGGACCCAGAGGAagaggtgagggagggggagTAGTGTTATAATGGCGGCTGGTGGTTAAGTGTTCTGCCAGTAACCAAACGATTGCTGGTTAAAATCCTGGAGCCAACTAGGTTAAAAtcttgatcaaggcacttaactctaattactcctgtaagtcgctctggataaaaccgtctgctaaatgacaaatataAAAGTTGCCGTAAGTTTACCTCATGGAATTATGAATGTTATTCCAATGTAGTTCTCTACCGAATACCTACTACTCTTATTCTCAGGATGTTGATCTTGTCCACTGTCGTATTGGGAAGATTGAGGGACTGGGGGTGTTGAGGAAGGCTAAGGTCAGTAGGTTGACTATTGTCTGTCACTCACCCATTGTAAAAACATCATATGGCTATTTTATGGAAAACATGGTTGATATCACAGTGGAGTAATGGAGACTGTCAGCACAAACAGTATGACTAGTTTTAATGCTGTGTGTCCAGACGCTCTCGCTAAGGCAGAACCTGATCAAGACGATTGAAAACCTGGAGATGTTAGTGACGCTGAAGGAGCTTGATCTCTACGACAACCAGATCTGCAAACTTGAGAACCTCCAGACCCTCAAAGAGCTGGAGTGAGTCTGACGGGACCACACACGCCAGTGTTTCCCTCCCTATCAGCTGACCTAGAGATTGCCTCAATGATCACCCTCTAATTAGTGTATTCCTCTCCCCATTTACACTGACTGATGCAACTGTTATTTCATGCACCATTTCGCACAAAGTTTCTGTACAGTTGAATTGAACTTGACTGTGTTTTGACTCTGATCTCCAGTCAGCTGGACGTGTCCTTCAATCTACTGAGGAAGGTGGAGGGTCTGGAGTGTCTGACGGGGCTAAAGAAGCTCTTTCTGCTGCACAACAAGATCAGCCACATCGCCAACCTGGACCACCTCACCGGCCTAGAGATGTTGGAGCTGGGCTCCAACCGCATCCGGGTAAGACAGAGGCCAGGTGTCACAGGCAGTCAACTGCATATTCACATAGAATTGGAATGAGTAGATCATATATTGGAATAGAATTGGAATGTGTAGAACATAATGTCTTTGCATTGGTATAGATTTGGTTTGAGTATTGTCTCACAATTGGTTGCCACTCTGCACCAGAAAGTCATTGTTGCTTTAAAGAGGTGAGGAATGATTGCTTGACCTAACTTGTGTGCATGCCTCGTTGTTTCCAGCTAATAGAGAACTTGGACAGGCTGTCCTCGTTGACGAGTCTGTTTCTGGGCACCAATAAGATCACTCAGCTACAGCATCTGGAAGGCCTTCACAACCTGACAGTCCTCAGCATCCAGGTATGTGTGTATATCTCACACACACCATGGTTTGGGTCAATTCTGGAAGTATTCCAAATTTCAATTGGGAATAAttgtaatttggtttactttctaaATTGACCCTGACACAGATCACCACTGCTTCCTGTAATGTATTAATGTTTGAAAACACTGCAGAAATGTTAAATGCGCACTTTCTTGCTTTAGTGACCCAACTCTGTTTGTGTTGTTTAGTCGCCCTGAACTGTAGAAACGCATCTACTCATGATGATACAATATGAGAGACAAGTGGATTTTGGTCTCTGAAGATATGTTATGTTCATTTCTCTTCAGAGTAACCGCATCACCAAGATGGAGGGTCTGCAGGGTCTGGTCAACCTGAAGGAACTCTACCTGAGTCACAACGGCATCGAGGTCATTGAGGGCCTGGAGAACAATGTGAGTCACTGTCAACGGCAACCGCATGACTGTAGGGCCATGCACACTGCCATGGCGACCAATGAAATTACCCCAGGAATGCAATGTTTATGGAAGCCTAATAAACCAATGTAGTGATGTGGTAAAATGTTCCACACACAGCCAATGCATGTAGTCATTTGcgactacatgtactgtagttattgcaAAGTCCATGTTGAATCAGTGTCTGCATGCTAGTTCAATGCCAAGAATTGTTTCAGAAATCAAATCGAAGTGTGTCAATTTTGATGCCGTTTGGCCACATACAGAAAAAACTCACAACTCTAGACATCGCAGCCAACCGGGTAAAGAAAATCGAAAACATCAGCCATCTAACAGACCTACAGGAATTCTGGGTAAGAGGAAAAGAGATATAAGGTTCATGGTGAATAGGAGAGACAATGGATGAGTCATTTAAGCAATAAGGGCTGCGGGATTGtggaatatggccaatataccacagctgagggctgttcttatgcacgacgcaacgtgTGCCAGGatatagcccttagccgtggtatatttgcaACATAGCACAAACACCtgaggtgccttactgctattataaactagttaccaaTGTAATTTAGAGCAGTTCAAGTGTTTTCATAACCATGGtacatggtctgatataccacggctgtcagccaatcagcattcggtgctcgaaccacccagtttataataaataGAGCACTGTCACTTGTTGGAGGAAGGAATAGGTCTGTTGCTGATTGGGGAAATGTATTTGAATCACATATTAACTCCTCTTTCCCAGATGAATGATAATCAGCTAGAGAACTGGTCAGATTTGGATGAGCTGAAGAGCTCCAAGGCCCTGGAGACGGTGTACCTGGAGAGGAACCCCTTACAGAAGGACCCCCAATATCGCAGGAAGATCATGCTGGCTCTGCCCACCGTACGCCAGATCGACGCCACCTTCATCCGCTTTTAACCGGGCCACACCCCCACCTCGGTGTCCCTCCACTCACCGTTCTTCCCATGCAACTGCAAAATGGACGTCTGCTTACTGCACGCAGACTCATTCACCACAGGCACACACCTACAGATAGACGAGTGTCCTTGTATACCACATACActccagcacacacacattctgaccATCACTTTTCACTTGCCTTACTGTCTCATGTAAAACACGCATGTACACACTTACACTCACCATCTGACCTATGCTATTGTGTTAATGCATATTGATTTATTGTCAGAATTGGACTGGATAGAGGCTGGGAGGAGTGGGAGCTGCAGGGATGTCAAAAGGACCCCCTCCTTCTTTTCCCCCTTTGGATGTGGAGTAGGGAATAATTGCTCTGCCTGATTGTCCGGAGGGATGGAGAAGGCAGTCTGTTTTTCTCCCTTTGTTATTGAAATTGCACTGCACCTGGCAAGGAGGGGGGGGGTGGAGGTATTTCTGATGGTCTATTTGAGTGTTCATCACATTTCCTTCAGGAAGGTCTGAACTTACCAGACAGTCTTATTAAAAATGAAATGTGTAAAACTAAATGTGACACTGGTAGCTGCTACCTTCAGTGGTGCTAACACAGGGTGTGTATGATGGGGATATTTAGCTCCCCATAACACTAAGCTTCCCTCAGATTGTAGCTACGTTAACAGATGCTGTATCGTGGTCTGTTGTTCAATGTGAAGGATTGAACATAATTCACGCCCTGTCACAAAGAAGCATACTCAGAAGCTGGTCCACTTCGGGACAATAAAGCAAATGTGCTGTTCTGAATGCCAAATCATGACTGCACCAAGAAACAAACCAGGGGTTTGTGCATTAGGAGCAAATGTAGCAGAGCATTTTGCAATGGGGCAAAACGGAAACAAGGGAAAAAAATGTAGCAGAGCATTTTGCAAAACGGAAACAAGTGGTTCTTGGACAAGAGATGTTTCActctgttttgtgttttttgccTGATGAACATGACCCAATTACCAGAGAGTATAAACCACATGTGGAGAGTGGGATTTTTGCTATAGGATTTGTTCTCAACTGTTTCATTAATTCATTTGTTTTTAATTTAGTTTCTTAAACGGATTTGTTTTGAATGGATCAAAGACCAAGTTTGATTATTTACAATGTCCTAGTTTAAATTAATCTGCAGTCTGAGCTAtactgaaaaataaaaaataaatattttactgagttacagttcatataaggaaatcagtcaattgaaataaataaattacatcctaatttatggatttcacatgactgggaatatagatatgcatctgttggtcacagatacctaagaaaaaaggtaggggcggcgatcagaaaaccagtcagaatctggtatgaccaccatttgcctcatgcagtgggacacatctcctttgcatagagttgatcaggctgattgtggaatgttgtcccacatcttcaatggctgtgagaagttcctggatattggcgggaactgaaacacgctgtcatacatgtcaatccagagcatcccaaacctgctcaatgggtgacatgtctgagtgtgcaggccatggaagaactggtacATTTTCATCTTCcacgaattgtgtacagatctttgcgacatgggaccgtgcattatgctgaaacatgaggtgatggcggcggttgaatggcatgacaatggactTCAGAATTTTGTCACGGTATCCctgtgcattcaaactgccactgataaaatgcaattgtgttgtctgtagcttatgacTGCCCATACTAAAATCCCACGGCCACCATGGgtaactctgttcacaacgttgacttcAGCAAACCATTCGTCCACACAACGccgtacacgtggtctgtggttgagaccggttggacgtactgcgaaATTCTCTATAATGACGTTAGagtcagcttatggtagagagatgaacattcaattctgtggcaacagctctggtggacattcctgcagtcagcatgccaattgcacactccctcaacaagagacgtctgtggcattgtgttgtgtaacaaaactgcacattttagagtggccttttgtctccagcacaaggtgcacctgtgaaataatcatgctgtttaatcagctttttgatatgccacacctgtcaggtggatggattatcttgtcaaaggagaaatgctcactaacagatgtaaacaaattcatgcacaacattttagagaaatatgctttttgtggtTATGgaaaatttcagctcatgaaacatgagaccaacacttgaCATGCTGCGTTTCAATTTGTATTGTGTATTAGTCCATAAGTAAATCTTATCGCTGTAAAAAACTAACATTCAGTGGTGGTGACATTCAGATTATGAAAAGGAAAATATGACAGTCTGTAATCATATTTCCATCAAAGTGAAAAGCCCATGCATATACATTTATGGAGTCACCTATAGTTTGCACTTACTGGTACACTTCAAGGGAAACTTAGAACAGAAGTGAACAGTGTTCGTGAACAGAAATGGGCTCAGATTACCTATTGACCTGGATCAGTGGGGTctgtctgagtgaatgtctgtgtgGTATGTGGAAGGGAAGGACTGTTTGTTGTAAACTTTTATTTGTAAACCTTTATTTACCAGATTGCTCAGGATCTCTATCTCCATGCAGTACACCAACAGACTCAGAAGTTgtccctaaccacagatctaggatcagaaacTTTCTGTACCCATAATCAGATTTCAACCTAAACCAGTAGTGGAAtgaccctgtatcagtggttagggACAACTTCTATTTTCTCTTGTGTGAAATGTTACCAATACAACTGGGGCTTATTCAAGAGGGTGCAACATTTAGAATGTTACAGATGGAAATGCAATGTATATTATTTCAACTATTGACTCGTTTGCTAGACAAGTTGACGGTTCTATACAAGGGATTTCTGCCCCACGACTCACTTTTTGTTTAGCTTGTTTTTAGTCATGTTTGACAAAGTGCTTTGTTGACTGTTTTTGAACTGAATGTATTATAAAAGACTAAATAAAGTTACTTCAAATTAGATTGTTTTCCCACAAATGCTTACACCACTAAACTGACTTGTAAGCCactatggctgtgtttacacagttAGGAAAATAATTTGGACCAATCAtgtcagctctgaaaaagatcgaATAAGTAAAAATCTGATTTAATTGGTCAAAAGATCAATTAGTGgtggaaaaagatcagaattgggctgcctgtgtaaacacagccttatgCATGCACTGTATAAATTAGATTACATGtattgactataattactgtACTAGTGTCAGTACTGTAACGAAAGGAGAAAATACTTTCACTTAAAAGGATACCcttgtagttcaactagtaatttaactacattttgcagtagttTAAATTTGaatcttggtagtgttttcaATAAGTCATCACTTTTCAGCCATGTAgcgcacaggaggttggtggcaccttaattggggaggacaggctcatggtaatggctggagctgaataagtggaatggtatcaaacattgtttctatgtgtttgattccattccatttgctccgttccagccatttatgagcccctcagcagcctccactggtgtagctaactactggaactacactacTTTTTTGGCAAAAATAAAATGGGTAGATCATTTCCTTCCTTTCTTTTtgcatcagacctgcctaattttCATTTGAAACAGTTTGTGTGTTTAATACACCAAATTCTGtcaacatctgactccagagtgatgtGTTCTTGCAATTTAGTCTTTAGATATGATCATTTTCCCACgtagtagtttggatgtagtgaactcaTTTTTCAAAGTAAAGTTAGTTATGTAAACACAttttcttaagggtagctttagtgtatgtaattggtagcttggtaaactatattttcagagtagttTCCCCTATACTGTATGGGCCTATTATTCAGCCAATGTAGTCAAACCAGAGACATGGCAATGAAATACATTACCCACAATCGAACACGAGTCTTTGTGTGACATCGGCATCTAGACAAAGCTCGCGAGTACAGAACGGCAGTACGTACGTGCATCATTTGTGTTGTTGTTGGTCGCGGTAAGATGGCGGCGATCGGGGATGGATCAGCTCCGGCGGTGAATGGGTTAATACAACAGTTCATAGCGATTacaggtacatttacatttttcctTTAATTCTTGCAATGTTCATTGTTAATGAGTTATGTTCCAAAAATAGTAATGTCGCCCAAGCATCACAGAAAGCTGCGCAGGGATCTGACGGGGCATCAGTGCTTACTGCCCCCTGTCATCAAGGGAAAAACGAACTGGAGCACACGACCGTCAAGTGTGTGTGATCACCAGAATGGCGCATCTAACTTAACAAAAATGACTCACAGGAAAGACTAGAATTTTCTTGGGATGATGCCTGACGCGAAAAAAAAATGCTTTCTAGAGTTTCCACAAAAGTAATATAGACTCTCTGGAGGTgcaatagctaacgttagccatgtTGCCTCGTTTTAGTGGAATGGGCGTTGGGTACAACATAAGATCTATCTAGTCGAGCTAACCTAGCCTAGGTTCCGCCTTATAACGCAATGGTGGCTGGAACATCTCCCGCCTGTCATGTTCAAGAAGCACCGGGCCAGCCTCTCTCTGCTCAAGTTACACAAAGTTTGCATGGCTGAGATGGTAATTGAATTATTCTATATTATCTCGATATAGATGGCAATTTGGCCAAATGCATCCCATTTATTTGTGATAGTATCCTTGTTCTCTGTCGAGTATACTTGAAAAGTGAAACGAACATGATAAAGTCTAACCATCTAAAGATGCAGCAATGTTTGCATGAAAGTTTAGATTGCATGTAAATTGCACATTATTTTACGCAGTTCTTGATTACCATGCACGGAGATGAACCGTTCACATAGTGAAAGTACCAGGCATTATTCTGTTCTGCCAGTGCGTTTCTCAAACAAGAACAACACATGCGCACAACCGTCCGATTTTTTGGTGAGTGATCCTTGGGGTTCAGAGCTCGGAAAATATTTCATAATAAGGATTAAGTCAACCAACCAATAAATTATTCAAtgcatcaaaatatatttcagatttaaATCAGGTAACTTTTTTAACATCCACATTtgatatttctgtgtgtgtgtgtgtctgtgtccatgcaTGCTACTATGCTCTCCCAGGTGCCACAGAGAGTGTGGGGAAGCATATGCTCGAAGCATGCAACAACAATCTAGAAATGGCAGTGACCATGTTCCTGGATGGAGGGGGGATCGCAGAGGAGCCCAGCACCAGCTCCAGCTCAGCAGGGGCCTCCAGCAGCAGAGCTCCCCCCGCAGAGTGAGTCAGTGGCCTGCTCCATCACTGCAGAGTCCTGATATGGAGCCTGTGTTGAAACAAACCCATACTTTGAGAGATCGTCAATACTGTCCCTGCTGTTTTTAATTAAAAGCATGTTAATAAGAAAAAGAAAGGTCTGCACTCCTGGAGTTGAAGTTTAATATTGTCTGTTTTTGTAGTGACCAAGTGCGGGCGCCCATCCCTCAGAAGCAGGACATACTGGTAGAGCCAGAGCCTATGTTTGGAGGTACAGTACGGAAGTGCCACCCCATCATTTAGCTTACCTGACTACAACTTGATCCTAATGGATCTCAATGGCgctccctctctgtttccccctGTAGCCGTCTCAGCCCATCtaactgtctgtcactctctgcaTCCATAACTCTCGCA
Above is a window of Salmo salar chromosome ssa03, Ssal_v3.1, whole genome shotgun sequence DNA encoding:
- the LOC100194502 gene encoding protein phosphatase 1 regulatory subunit 7 isoform X1 — protein: MATLSVGEPQEMEVDRKGESEESGDDETRRKSINGKVDANQPHTTVKEESPVEMDTITLDPEEEDVDLVHCRIGKIEGLGVLRKAKTLSLRQNLIKTIENLEMLVTLKELDLYDNQICKLENLQTLKELDQLDVSFNLLRKVEGLECLTGLKKLFLLHNKISHIANLDHLTGLEMLELGSNRIRLIENLDRLSSLTSLFLGTNKITQLQHLEGLHNLTVLSIQSNRITKMEGLQGLVNLKELYLSHNGIEVIEGLENNMNDNQLENWSDLDELKSSKALETVYLERNPLQKDPQYRRKIMLALPTVRQIDATFIRF
- the LOC100194502 gene encoding protein phosphatase 1 regulatory subunit 7 (The RefSeq protein has 1 substitution compared to this genomic sequence), encoding MATLSVGEPQEMEVDRKGESEESGDDETRRKSINGKVDANQPHTTVKEESPVEMDTITLDPEEEDVDLVHCRIGKIEGLGVLRKAKTLSLRQNLIKTIENLEMLVTLKELDLYDNQICKLENLQTLKELDQLDVSFNLLRKVEGLECLTGLKKLFLLHNKISHIANLDHLTGLEMLELGSNRIRLIENLDRLSSLTSLFLGTNKITQLQHLEGLHNLTVLSIQSNRITKMEGLQGLVNLKELYLSHNGIEVIEGLENNKKLTTLDIAANRVKKIENISHLTDLQEFWMNDNQLENWSDLDELKSSNALETVYLERNPLQKDPQYRRKIMLALPTVRQIDATFIRF